In Candidatus Polarisedimenticolia bacterium, the genomic window GTCGGCCATCTTCAGCTTCTGCGCTTCGGCAAACGCCGTCACTTCGGGCGATTTGGTGCGAGTGGCGCCGGCGACGAACTGGATGACGTCGCTCGTGCCCTGGACCGACTCGACGATCGTACGGCCCCACCACCCGAGGCCCACCATGGCTGCTCTAATCATTCCTTCGATCCCTCGGCCTGGCAGGCCGGGCAAGCCGGGCGAGCCTGGCGGGTGGAGGTTCTTCCTGCCTGGCCTGCCGGGCCTGCCTGGCCCGCCTGGCTCACATGACTACTGATTGAAGCGGATCAGCGAGAGCTTCGGATCGGCGCCGAGCGACTCGGCGGGCGGCAGCCCCAGCTCCTTCTTCACGATGTTGGTGCCCTGCACCAGCGCCACCATCTTGTAGAACGCGTGCCGCCGGCTCATCCCCTCGCGCCCCATCCCGCAGTCCGACGACAGCACCAGCCGCTCCGCCGGAATCACCTTCAGCGCCTTCCGCACCAGGTCCGCGATCTCGGTCGGCGACTCCACCTGCAGCGTGTGGTGGTCGATGGCGCCGATCGCCACCTTCATCTCCGTGATCTCCCGCCCCACGTCCTCCAGGTCCTGCGCCCCCGAGCTGATCATCTCGAACGTGATCACGTCGGCATCCACCTGGTTCAGCAGCTTCAGCGCCGGCTTGTAGGTCTGCACCGACCCGAACAGTCGCTGCTGCGACGGGTTGCCCCAGCACGTGTGGCACCACACTTCCGTCTTCGCCCGCAGCCCCTTCACGGTGTTGTTGAACACCTTCAGCATGAACTCCGGGTTGATCACCTTGTCCACGAAGTTACGCGCCGCCAAGAGATGAATCTGCGGCTCTTCCATCTGGATCACCGGGCAGCCCGCGTCCGCCAGGTCGTGCAGCTCCTCGTTGAACGCCTCCGACATCGCCCAGATGCGTTCCTGGATGTCCTTGTAGTGCCCGTCCTGCACCGCGAACGCCACCAGCTCCGGCGTCACCGTCCCGAACTTCACCGGCTTCGGCGTCAGCCGCTGCGCCGCCTTCCAGATCTCCGCATACTGCATCTCCCCCCGCCCGATCGGCCCGGTGATCTTCGGCATCACCCGCGCTTCCAGGTAGTCGTGCAGGATGTGCCCGCGCGGGAACTGCAGCCCCCCCGCGTTCATCTTCGCCAGCTTCGGGTGCTGCGTGTCGAACCCCGTCATGTGGTGCGGCGGATAGCTCGTCCAGCTCTGGCCGCCGATGTCCGAGTCGAACCGGCAGTCGCCGTCCGTCACGATGTCCAGCCCGGCCACTTCCTGTTCCTGCAGATACACCGACAGGGCGTCCACATACTGCTCGCGGAACCGCGACAGCACCATCGCGTCCAGGAACGAGCGCGTGCCCAGGTTTTCCGTATACCAGCTCGGGCGCGGCAGCGAGCCCGTGATGGTCGTCGGCATGATCTTTCCGGCAGTGGCCTTCAGCATTGGGAGTCTCCTCGTACGAAGCAACCTTGTACGCTACTCAACGCGGTCGCTTTGAGTCAATTTCGCCAAGCGCAACGTATGTAGAGGCGCACCTCGAAGAAGTGCGCCTGCGCAGGCGGACCTCTTCGAGGTCCGCCTCTACGTATGTGGGGTCACGCCCCGAACTGGCGCAGGTGGTGATCGACGTGGCGGTGGACCAGCGTGCCCCAGTCGCGCGACGTCATGTGGCCGAAGGCTGGGTGGTCGGGCCACTCGCGCGCGCCTTCCATGGCCGCCAGCCGCTCGAGCAGGTGTTTGAGGTCGGCGCACTCCGCTTCGCAGCTGGCGGCGCGTCGTGTCAGCAGTTCGGGCGCCGTTGGCGCGCCTTTCGGGAACGGCAGCCAATGGATGACCGCGTGGCGGATGGGCGCGAGCCGCAGCGCAAGCGGCCCCTTCGTGGTGATCTCCAACTCGCCCAGCGCCATGCGGACACTCTCCGAGAGGTGCGCCAGCATCTGGGGGCAATCCATGCGGCCCCACCGGGCCGCGGCGTC contains:
- a CDS encoding DUF1569 domain-containing protein — translated: MRTVFNLADRLELSRRLEALGPDAAARWGRMDCPQMLAHLSESVRMALGELEITTKGPLALRLAPIRHAVIHWLPFPKGAPTAPELLTRRAASCEAECADLKHLLERLAAMEGAREWPDHPAFGHMTSRDWGTLVHRHVDHHLRQFGA
- a CDS encoding cobalamin-independent methionine synthase II family protein, yielding MLKATAGKIMPTTITGSLPRPSWYTENLGTRSFLDAMVLSRFREQYVDALSVYLQEQEVAGLDIVTDGDCRFDSDIGGQSWTSYPPHHMTGFDTQHPKLAKMNAGGLQFPRGHILHDYLEARVMPKITGPIGRGEMQYAEIWKAAQRLTPKPVKFGTVTPELVAFAVQDGHYKDIQERIWAMSEAFNEELHDLADAGCPVIQMEEPQIHLLAARNFVDKVINPEFMLKVFNNTVKGLRAKTEVWCHTCWGNPSQQRLFGSVQTYKPALKLLNQVDADVITFEMISSGAQDLEDVGREITEMKVAIGAIDHHTLQVESPTEIADLVRKALKVIPAERLVLSSDCGMGREGMSRRHAFYKMVALVQGTNIVKKELGLPPAESLGADPKLSLIRFNQ